A genomic region of Drosophila kikkawai strain 14028-0561.14 chromosome X, DkikHiC1v2, whole genome shotgun sequence contains the following coding sequences:
- the Ir8a gene encoding uncharacterized protein Ir8a — protein sequence MELLELLVLLLLFGHSTADAAMLKITFWIEPVQRPEFDADMAVVLKELGAMPLDLKVDDVSMTLTRTEDGQDMQRFCEILSTVGTNVVIDLTYKHWSEGYGLVRSLGIPYVRLERILRPFLDMFGDFMRQKRANNVAMVFINARDMSEAMQQMLSGYPFRTIIMDASASDPGQNFVERIRALRPSPTYVALFARGAAMNGLFEKVQKAGLFQRSLEWHFVFLDTRDRVFKYKRQAELCTRFTLSPRAICRSMSMPDLYCGSGFTMQRGMLLNVMRSLIETAQAIRPDVVYQDCNATDSDLSAEKEDPVSEADTTWLDYVHWSNFLTYASPVQQLLDKTQIPVPGLSYAVNISAGYYSSEHEAKTDLAAWSSSGSRMRLLNETISPARRFFRIGTAESVPWSYLRRNPKTGELVRDRSGSPIWEGYCIDFIVRLAQKLNFEYAIVAPEVGHMGEVNEFGEWDGVVGDLVRGETDFAIAALKMYSEREEVVDFLPPYFEQTGISIAIRKPVRRTSLFKFMTVLRVEVWLSIVAALVGTAIMIWFMDKYSPYSSKNNRAAYPYACRDFTLRESFWFALTSFTPQGGGEAPKAISGRMLVAAYWLFVVLMLATFTANLAAFLTVERMQTPVQSLEQLARQSRINYTVVKDSDTHQYFVNMKFAEDTLYRMWKELALNASKDFKKFRIWDYPIKEQYGHILLAINSSQPVVDAREGFANVDAHENADYAFIHDSAEIKYEITRNCNLTEVGEVFAEQPYAVAVQQGSHLGDELSYAILELQKDRFFEELKAKYWNQSNLRNCPLSEDQEGITLESLGGVFIATLFGLILAMMTLGMEVLYYKRKTNKLEPPITLVRPVDGNDGNEGGGDTSSTGPPSAVATMKQAWHIPPAEQMKQVKISPPPSFESATFRGKKMPDKVTLGDGKFKPRQGLYSRRNLGGTTDSQMGYME from the exons ATGGAGCTGCTGGAACtactggtgctgctgctcctaTTCGGCCACTCGACTGCCGACGCGGCGATGCTCAAAATAA CATTTTGGATTGAGCCGGTGCAGCGGCCGGAGTTCGATGCAGACATGGCAGTGGTCCTCAAGGAGCTCGGAGCCATGCCACTCGATTTGAAGGTGGACGATGTGTCCATGACTTTGACGCGGACTGAGGATGGCCAGGACATGCAGCGAT TCTGTGAGATTCTGTCCACCGTCGGCACCAACGTAGTCATCGATCTCACCTACAAGCACTGGTCCGAAGGCTATGGTTTGGTTCGCTCCTTGGGCATTCCCTATGTGCGCCTGGAACGCATTCTGCGCCCCTTTCTCGACATGTTTGGTGACTTCATGCGCCAGAAGCGCGCCAACAATGTGGCCATGGTCTTCATTAACGCTCGCGATATGAGCGAGGCTATGCAGCAGATGCTCAGCGGCTATCCCTTCCGCACGATTATCATGGACGCCAGTGCGTCCGATCCCGGGCAGAATTTCGTGGAGCGCATTCGAGCGCTGCGTCCATCGCCCACCTACGTAGCGTTATTTGCCCGCGGCGCCGCCATGAATGGGCTCTTTGAAAAG GTGCAAAAGGCTGGACTTTTCCAGCGATCTCTCGAATGGCACTTTGTGTTTCTCGACACGCGGGACCGGGTGTTCAAGTACAAGCGTCAGGCGGAGCTGTGCACGCGATTCACCCTGAGTCCGCGTGCGATTTGCCGATCGATGAGCATGCCAGATCTGTACTGCGGCAGTGGCTTCACG ATGCAGCGCGGCATGTTGCTGAATGTGATGCGCAGCCTGATTGAAACGGCCCAGGCAATACGCCCGGACGTCGTCTACCAAGACTGCAATGCCACAGACTCTGACTTGTCCGCGGAGAAAGAAGATCCTGTATCGGAAGCCGACACAACCTGGCTGGACTATGTGCACTGGAGCAACTTTCTGACCTACGCGTCGCCCGTTCAGCAGCTTCTAGACAAGACACAGATCCCGGTTCCAGGTTTAAGTTACGCAGTTAATATCTCCGCTGGTTATTACAGTTCCGAACACGAGGCGAAGACAGATCTGGCCGCCTGGTCATCGTCAGGGAGCCGGATGCGGCTGCTCAACGAGACGATTAGTCCGGCGCGTCGGTTCTTCAGGATCGGGACGGCGGAGAGCGTGCCGTGGAGCTACCTGCGTCGCAACCCAAAGACGGGTGAACTGGTACGGGATCGGAGCGGTTCGCCCATTTGGGAAGGTTACTGCATCGATTTTATCGTGCGGCTGGCGCAGAAGCTAAACTTTGAGTACGCCATAGTGGCGCCTGAGGTGGGACACATGGGCGAGGTGAACGAGTTCGGCGAGTGGGATGGCGTGGTCGGGGATCTGGTACGCGGCGAAACGGACTTTGCCATCGCAGCCCTGAAGATGTACTCGGAGCGGGAAGAGGTGGTGGACTTCCTGCCGCCGTATTTCGAGCAGACGGGCATATCGATAGCGATTAGGAAGCCGGTGCGACGGACGTCGCTCTTCAAGTTCATGACCGTGCTGCGCGTGGAGGTCTGGCTGAGCATCGTGGCCGCCTTGGTGGGCACGGCCATCATGATATGGTTCATGGACAAATATTCGCCATACAGCTCCAAGAACAACAGGGCAGCCTATCCTTACGCCTGTCGGGACTTTACGCTTCGCGAGAGCTTCTGGTTTGCTTTGACCTCGttcacgccgcaaggtggcgGGGAGGCTCCGAAGGCCATCTCAGGGCGGATGCTGGTAGCCGCCTACTGGCTATTCGTCGTCCTCATGCTGGCCACCTTCACCGCGAACTTGGCGGCCTTTCTTACCGTTGAGCGGATGCAGACGCCGGTTCAGTCCCTGGAGCAGCTAGCTCGACAGTCAAGGATCAACTACACCGTGGTGAAGGACTCCGACACGCATCAGTATTTCGTGAACATGAAGTTCGCTGAGGACACGCTGTATCGTATGTGGAAAGAGCTGGCGCTGAACGCCTCCAAGGACTTCAAGAAGTTTCGCATATGGGACTACCCCATCAAGGAGCAGTACGGCCACATACTGCTGGCCATCAACAGCTCGCAGCCGGTGGTCGATGCCCGCGAGGGATTCGCAAACGTGGACGCCCATGAGAACGCCGACTACGCCTTCATCCACGACTCGGCGGAGATCAAATACGAGATCACACGCAACTGCAATCTCACTGAGGTGGGCGAGGTGTTCGCGGAGCAACCTTATGCGGTGGCCGTCCAGCAGGGCAGCCACCTGGGCGACGAGCTGAGCTACGCCATCCTGGAACTGCAGAAGGATCGTTTCTTCGAGGAGCTAAAGGCCAAGTACTGGAATCAGTCGAATCTGCGCAATTGCCCGCTGTCCGAGGACCAAGAGGGCATTACGTTGGAGAGTCTCGGCGGCGTATTCATCGCCACCCTCTTCGGCCTCATTCTGGCCATGATGACCCTCGGTATGGAGGTGCTCTACTACAAAAGGAAGACGAACAAGCTGGAGCCGCCCATCACGCTGGTTAGGCCAGTGGACGGGAACGATGGCAACGAGGGCGGCGGCGACACCTCCTCAACGGGTCCGCCCAGTGCGGTGGCCACCATGAAGCAGGCTTGGCACATTCCTCCGGCGGAGCAGATGAAACAGGTAAAGATATCTCCGCCGCCATCCTTCGAATCTGCTACTTTTCGGGGCAAAAAGATGCCGGACAAGGTAACGCTGGGCGATGGTAAGTTCAAGCCGCGTCAGGGACTCTACTCGCGTCGGAACCTCGGCGGCACCACAGACTCCCAAATGGGCTACATGGAATGA